A region from the Thermococcus sp. MAR1 genome encodes:
- a CDS encoding murein L,D-transpeptidase catalytic domain-containing protein, with translation AYKLYGLDTSNSNAYNRFVVLHAHSCVPDKEVYPDFICNSLGCPTVSPNFLKTLQEQYLLKTKQPVCMWIYK, from the coding sequence TGGCTTATAAATTGTATGGCTTAGATACAAGCAACAGCAATGCTTATAACCGTTTTGTTGTGCTACATGCTCATAGTTGTGTTCCTGATAAGGAAGTGTATCCTGATTTTATTTGTAACAGTTTAGGTTGCCCAACAGTATCTCCAAATTTTTTAAAAACGTTACAGGAGCAATATTTACTAAAAACAAAACAACCTGTTTGTATGTGGATTTATAAGTAA